The nucleotide sequence GTTCTGCTTTTTGATGCATTACTTTGAGGATTTTGTGCCTATCCAACTTCATCTCGAAGTGTACTGTCACTCGTAAGAAAATAGCTTACAGCTGTATGATCTTCAGATACTATATAAGTGAGGTGTCCTTTTAATCAGTCAATTTCAGATTACTTTTGTCAGTTTAGATCAATTTGTATGGAAATTTGaactattatttgaaaagttaTTTTATTGCTTTGAACTCTCAAGTAAAAATTAGAATGATTAAATTTGTCGCTatttctaataaatatttaaatttgcttatatattatttaaaataattaatgaattatttttgaaaaacgtGAATGTATTGTTAAGTCTTATCTTTGATTGACATCTTCTAATTTACGTCTCTTGAAGCAGAATGTTAGAAAAaggctaacaaaaaaaaacgaacaaGGATCACGAGGACTCTCCTATTACATAAGTTGAGACAATGCCCCTTTAGATATCTCGAATTCCTACAtgtaaaattaatgttttatcaatcGATAATGACAATGTCAGTAGCCTAAGGTAGAATCTAAAGAATCAAATAGTACTGAATCTTTCGGATTACGGGCACGCAACAAAAGCCTCTCAGTCTTAAGTCATGACCCATGGATGTGGATTCTTTTTACAGTATCAGTAATTATATCCAATACACATGATAGACTAcgtactctttttttttttttttttttttgtaacaagacTATgtactcatatttacaaaaatatataggtGAAAAGAAAGAGACGAGAAAAGCTGGAGTTTCCACTTACACTCCTAAAAGTATTGTGGCAAAGACAGAAGAAGTGTTTGGTAAGGTTTGCAAATGGGTaaataaagaataaaaacaagaagACAGGTGGTGAAACAGTAATTCTCAGCTACTCTTTATTTGGTGAAAGAAGTTTTACTTCAACAGTTGTAAGTTATAACATGGAACAAGATTTTATAGTGTGGTCATGTAATAATGATCTTGTTTCCAGTTATTACCCTGTCTGCAACCCAAGGCACCTAATCAATTGCATGCAAAAACAAAATGTGAGCATGCATTtttaatatactatatatctatagtATATGATAGTCTAGTCCTTTTTTTGTCACGAATATGATAGTCTAGTCTGTTCTCCAGGGCCGTCTCAAATTAATTTTAGGccatgttcaaaaaaaattttaaacgtacattttatcaagtaattttaaaatttaataactttgtctatttttttttaattataaattctaaatttagcattatatctaaaattttaaagttttttaccataatttatctatatattttgaaaaatccttaaattttttatttttataattcggAGCCCTGTTCGACCGTCCCACTTGCGCTTGCTGCTAGACGGCCCTGctgttctctatatatagttgatttttaaaatttccatGGATCGCTGTTCAAAGTCTTACATCATTTATGAAGAGAAGATAACTCATAAAACGGTTATTTTAGACATTAATAACGTACCCTGTAGTCGTATTGACCGAGCAAAGCTTAGTTTGTCCAATGTCCATAAAATTGCAACACCATCCAACTGTTATTCAAAtggtttaattatttaaaagaaacTACTTCAGCAAAAAATACTGATTCGACTTTTGTGGTTAGACGTGGTTTATATCTAAAACAGTAAAACGATTGATTTTTCATTGCATGAGTAAGACTACCGATCAACCTTGTATATTTTAGATGAATAcccaaaaatttgtttttagttcattataaaaaaaataccttaGAATAATACTAGAACACATTTTTTCTGAATATATTTTGATCTGAATATATCACTTTCTTCTTTAAATGCGTCTTGCAAGGTCTCCATGATCCTTCTTAATTCGGTGGTGATTTATGTGTACAACTTCATCGTTCCTTTACCATCTTCCACTTCAAATCAGATAAAGTTAGGTTCCTTTCCACTTCTTCTTTACTGGTTACCCATCAACTTAAACACACATTCCTCCCCAAACCCACAAAACGTTGTCATTTCTTCAGATCAAACGGGTATGTGTAAAGACACAAGTTAGATATGTTAATTTCATAGTATAATTTTAGTTGCATATACGTGTGGTAAAGGATCACTATGtgcatatatatgtttgtttctcaGTGTATGTATTGGAATAAGATTTTGTCTAGATACAAATTGATTTGACAAGACAAGACACTGGTATGATTTTGCGTGTGTGAAGATGTGATGTGGACTTATGTTGACTTGACCCCCTCATTCTCTCCTCATTTTATagtcaatcattttttttacatatccaATACGTTTATTTAGAATCTGCTTAATTGCTATTTATTATTTGACCACTATTCTAAAAATCCCTTATGATTATACTTCTCTATCCAAAAACTTCATagttttagtttcttcctcTAAAAACATTTTGGATTTCACATATGATTTTCTGTACAAGTACTTAGAAAATGGAAAGCTGAGGCTTCTGGCAACCTATACACCAAATCAAAGGACAAAAAGAAACACATACAGtgtatcagtgttatcttcGCATCACTAAATTCTATTTGAGTCAAATAGTTGCAAACAAAGTGTGTTACCCCTTTCAGAGTCACATCTTCAGACACCATGGGAACGGTATCAAATAGAACCTTGTAATAGGCAGCTTCTACTTTTGATTATCAAGTTTGCATCATAAAGACTCGGCTCTTGAAGCAGAATATCAGACATCGTGTTGTTATAGAGACAATGCACTGGAATATCGCCAATAGTCTCTCCAGTGGAAAGCTTCAAGGCCCTTTTCCTTCTTTTCTATTGATTTTTAAGAGGCCCTGAGAAGGAAACATCATCAAGAAAAGAAATCAGATTCTATCAAATGCACCATGAGAAGAACATGTCGAGTTGGAATGGAGGCGGCAATCTCCAAGAAGGCTTGACAAACGACGACATCGTCGCTTGGTGGTTCTCTCTCGTGCCGTCGGAAGTTTAGCTGTCGGGTGAATTgagttttgtttgtgtttggatTCTTCTTTTGGGTCTTGGTTTCGGCGGAGCGGTCGGAAGCTGTAGGAACCATAGCATTAAGGTTTGAGGGCGCCTTTTTCTCGGTAGCTAGCGGTGCGCGGCTCTCGATCTCGACCGGTCTCGGTTTGCAAGGTTCGAGCTTGACTCTTAACGAATCAGGTTCTTAGACTTTGTCTGGCTATCATCTAGTTTGTCTCATTCCTCTTAGGTTTCTTTGTTTAGTTTCGTTTTCGCATTCTGCTACCTGTTTACTGTGTAACGTCTGTCTCAAATTCGAAAATtggtataataatttaatattttaccaaaaaaaaagaaaaaaagaacacaCCACCATTACCATTACGTACACTTGTTATCCAACTCAGTAGTTAAATCATTATCAATTAAGCAATATTccaaaagataaacaaacaatGGAACTGTTTTCTATAACTtacttagaccatctccaatggtactctataattttctctatatttcactctaaaatagagtaactctattatagagttggatttgctccaatggttcactctataatagagttactctataatagagtgaaatatagagtattcttattttttcactctatatttggagtaaaaaaataagattactctatatttcactctattatagagtaactctattatagagtgaaccattggagcaaatttaactctataatagaattactctattttagtgtaaattatagaggaaaaaatagagtgcccttggagatgctcttacatCTACTGTTGCTGAAGTAGGCATATGGAAGTCCAACACATTTTAATCTCTTCACCTTTTTCAGAACAGTAGCTGGCTTTCTGCCTTCTCTAGCCTCTGGTGTTACCATCATGAGCGAGACCTGAGAccctgaatatatatatatatatatatatatatcatttaaacagGAACCAAAAGCGGTTTGAGACCCTATACAGCCTTCTCTTCAGCTCTTTATTGGGTGAAATAGCTAAACCATCAAGCGGTTCACCAATACTTTCTTAAAAATGATGAGACTTTAGTGGAAAGTTATTCAACTCGTCTGGTAGCCCAACAAAAAGGATAGAAGAGCAAGTAACAAAAAGGATAGAAGAGCAACTCTCCTGTCATGATAAGACCAAAATTTACAGCAATCAAGCAAGACAGCAGACAATTATATTCTATACATTGTTCAGAGAGTAACAACACCCACTAAGACATGAAAGAGAAAATTCCTCTGTACAAAGATAAATTTACTTCAATTCAAATTCGTTACGTTATAACACGACCGATGAGTGGGGTTGTCCTGAATAAGAGGTAGACTAATTGGGAAACCAATAACATCTTAGTAATAATTAGCTTGCCTTGAAGCCATTTCTTATTGTAATATACAAATACTAAACCCAATACCAATAAGACTTGTTCACCTCTCACAATTCATACAATCACTCTAAACCCCCTTACACCCACACTTTACTTAGATACAACACTCAAGACAACGCACCAATCCATTCTCATTGCACTTCGAACACCGCTTGAACATTTCGTCTTCCTCCTCAAACACTTTAGTACTACCATCACAGTTGTTACAAGGCACAAACCTTGCATCACCACAGCTCCTGCATGTCCCCAAGCATTCACAAACAGAGAAGCCTTTCAACATCTCAGCTAACTCGCCGCTATCGTTTAGCTTCATAACCTCCTCGACTCCACCAATGTGGGTATCCCCGATAAACACCTGAGGCAAACAAACCGGTTTCTCCGCATCCCCGAGCGTGCTTTGAAGCTCTTTCCTGTATTTAGAATCCATTGAGATGTCACGCTCGTCTACAGTCACTTGAAACCCTTTTAATATCGTTCTAACGCAACAGCAGTCCTCGTAAGTCTTTCGAATCCCTCTGAGGGTTGTGAAGTAGAGTACAATCTTGTCTTCTGCTTTGGCCTGTGTAGTACTCAGTGCACTAGCGGGCAAAGCTTTCTTGTAAGAAGAGACAATGATAGGATCTAAACCAGACAAGAAAGATTCTTCAGACAAATGCTTCCAAAGAGGTTGCTTTGGTTTATAAGATAGTGGGACCCAACCATCTTCTACTTCTTGTTCGACTCTCACGACTTCGTAAGACTCGTCTAGTTTCAAAGCCGACACATTcggatccgggtcgggtttAGGGAAAAGATCCGAATCTAAACTTGAGATAGGCTTACAAAGCTTAGGGCTTTCGAATGCGAACTCGTAAGACTCGTCTAATTTCAAAGCCGACACAATCCGATCCGGGTCGGGTTTAGGGTAAAGATCCGAATCTAGGCTGGAGATAGGCTTACCGAGTTTAGGGCTTTCGAACTCGAACTCCTCGTCGTCGTCTAAGCCGTCCATAAGCTCCCACGTGTTGATGACTGAGTCAGGAGAGAACGAGTCGAGTGAGACCGGGTCTGGACCGGAGATTGAGATACGATCGGAGGCGGTTTTGGGTTCGTGGAGGTCGATGAGGAGGAGAGAACCGTAGGAGGTGGAGGTGAGGGAGACGAGGTGGTGAGTGTCGCCTTTTCTTGCCGGAGGGTGGTGAACCAGCGGCGTCGGGAAAGAGAAAGCTCTGTGGATCGCCGGAGAAGGTGAACTCATTGTCGTAGAAGAAGCGGTTTTGGAAGGAGAAGAACCCATTTTTGAGTCGCTGAGGTTTGAAAGTTTGTTTCTTTACTCTTTCtgggaagagaagagaagaaggagagaggTGGAGAATAGCTGTCAATGGCAGTTGGAGATGGTAGAAGATATTTAATATGGCGGAAGAACGATATGGTGGTGATGTTGATTTTCCTACAACCAATTCTCGATTTGATTTTGACTctgtaagaagaagaagttgtctATAAGTTGGGCGCAATATTTATAGTCTTATTAATTTAGATTAGAGGcgagaaacagaaaatataaattaaattaaaatgtcaTTATCTATGTAACCGCAatctttaccaaaaaaaaatattgacattTCATTTTCCAGAGATTTTACAGTATATATGCtcaaaaagtatataataaaatattttaatttaatgaaaatgtattttaaaaaaacaacttttcttttgataaagtaTGAAACTAAATGATTGAATACCTCTCTATacaggatatttttttttaaaaaaaaatatatatatagtactatATAAAATTAgtgattataataaatttcgAGATATGACTTGGACAGagtattaatgtaaataatttaatcaatgaCTTTAGGGGAAAGTTTCTGTACCTGACCTGTTATGGATATCTTGCTTAATTTCTTAATCTTGCTTGATTAATTTTGTCATCTTTTTATGTGCACATTACTTTTTAGTTTATTGACATGATGTAGTGTTATGCTGTCTGGTACAATTAAATGACTTATTTGTAGATACAAATCCGCACGAGAAAGTTATATGGTGCTTTGCTGTTCTTTTATAGGGTCAAATGCTTTTGCTGGTACATACTTACATGtaattttatgatttaataATATGTTGTCTAGTTTAAAccgttttggaaaaaaaaaactaggaaAAACTTCAATTCAAAATAATTGAGTTTACTTTCttgtaaataaaatagattaaactataaaataaaataaaaataactcatgcgccaaaataatttgattaataatcataattgCTTCCCCATTTGGGCCAGTCAAGCCACGGAGATACGCATCGTCGTCATCAATGCTCGGATAATTTAATTTCGAcactttattaataaaaaaaaaattaatcacgGAAACTCATACCCGGACCCGACCCAATACTGTGGGTCCAAGTCTTCCCGCTCCGTCGCTATTTTCAATTTTGATTTCGAAATTACAACTCGccaaaatctctctctctcccctccCACCAACAACGTCTCTCAGTTTCTCTCTCTAAGAAAATGGCTCCTCCCTTCGTCTTCCCCCAAATTCTACGAGCCCTAGAAGAAGATCCCGAAGACAATCACCGCTTGTTCGCTCAGAATCCCGTCGACGTCACCTCCCTTCGTCCTTCGGATCTCGAAGAATTCGTCAAAGGTAAAACTCTTCTTCACTCTATTAGATGCAACTGTCGAACTTACAGTAATAGGTTCACTCCAAAATGGTTTAGGCTTCATTTGCGTTGCATTGATTCTGAGATTCACGGAGCTAAGGTTATATGCTTAATACATATATGTTTCTTATCCAATTTGGGAACATAATAAgtgctgttcgtttggttgacGCAGCTACCTGCGGCTGCGTCggcatcaatttttttaataaactcttGCTCGTTTCATTGACGGCGGTACTGCGTCTAAACGCTGCGTCCTCGCGTCGATCGCCGAAAAAATCTGCGTCTGCGATTAAAACTGCATTGGCGTTGGCGTCTACAAAACGAACAATAACTATTTTCATTGACGCAGACGCCGACGCTCACGCCTACGCCGAAAACTGCGGCAACTAAACGAACATAACTATactatatacatattatattaaccagtgatttttaaaaaaatagacttACGCGGCTTCTACGCATCCGCCTAGTCAGCAAATCGGACCTAAACGAAACGATTTTTAGATCGATAATCTTCGTCTTAAACATTGATATTAACCATTAGAATTTTTATGGACCCGAGGCTAATGTTTCATCTGGCTATGTTGATATGTGAGcctttttttttgatatgtGGAACGCAGGTGTATCATTTGATCTATCTGATAGAGAACTCTTCTGTATCGAAGACCAAGACGTTTTCGACCGTGTCTACTCTTTAGTTAGGGACTTCTATACCCTTCCTCCATCTTGCAAGTGTAACCTTGTGGAAAGCCTCCGTTCCAATCTAAGTGTCCTTCTTCCCAATGTGGATTCCATCTCACGGTCTGTACAGGACCAGGAGGATGAAGTTCCAATCATTGATAGGATCACATCTCATCGCAATGCCTTGAAGATGTacactttctttctcttcaCTATTATCATGACTGAAGAGGCACATGTTAGCTCAGTGGACAGCACAAAGGtgagttcttttttttcaagGTTACAGAGTAGATTGCATTTTGATATATTGTTGTTGTGGATGAACAGGTTGCGGCACGAGGGAGGAAGAAGCAGGCTGTTCAGTCATGGAGCTGGGAGCCTCAGAGGGGTAGGATGCTCAATTTGATTGCAAACTCTCTTGAGATCAACTTGTCCTTGCTCTTTGGATCATCAGAGCTTGATGAAAACTACCTGTCTTTCATTGTCAAGTAATTTTCTTTGAACTGATGAATCCTTTGTTTATCTTGCTTACTCCATGTTAAAGATACAGTTTTTTagctttttcattttgtttcctTGTAGAAACGCGTTCTCTCTTTTTGAGAATGCTGCGATCTTGAAAGATCCTGAGGCAAAAGATGCACTGTGTCGCATCATAGGGGCATCTGCTACAAAGTACCGTTACATTGTGCAGTCATGTGCATCAGTCATGCATTTGATACACAAGTATGATTTTGCTGTTGTACACGTTGCTGATGCAGTTGCTAGAGCTGAAAGTAAGTACTCAGATGGTACCTTGGCCGTGACAATCATTAGAGATATTGGGAGGACTGATCCAAAAGCCTATGTTAAAGATACAGCTGGGGCTGATAATGTGGGACGTTTCTTGGTTGAGCTTGCTGATCGTTTGCCAAAAGTAATGTCGACAAATGTTGGAGTCTTGGTCCCTCATTTTGGTGGTGAATCATACAAGATAAGGAACGCGCTAGTCGGTGTTCTTGGAAAGCTGGTTGCTAAAGCTTTTAATGATGCCGAGGGAGATGTGAGTTCCAAGTCCGTTCGTCTGCGAACTAAGCAAGCAATGTTGGAAATTTTGCTGGAACGGTGTAGAGATGTCTCTGCCTATACAAGGAGCAGAGTTCTACAGGTTTGGGCTGAACTGTGTGAAGAGCATTCTGTTTCGATTGGCCTATGGAACGAGGTTGCATCAATATCTGCTGGAAGACTGGAAGATAAGAGTGCAATTGTTAGAAAGTCCGCATTGAATTTACTGATCACGATGTTGCAACATAACCCTTTTGGTCCACAGCTTCGGATAGCGTCATTTGAAGCAACCCTGGAGCAGTATAAAAGAAAACTGAACGAActtgaaccaaaccgaactacTGAGGACTCATCAAAAGAGCCAACTTCAGATGGTGACTCATGTAATGGAGATGGTGAAATCGATGACTTGCAACCTGAAGTTACAAATAATACGCATCAAGATAGTCTACCTGATAGCTGTCAGCCAGAGAATGGGGAAGAGATCACTGAGAAGGATGTTTCTGTTCCAGATATTGGTAACATCGAGCAGACCAAGGCCTTGATTGCTTCCCTTGAGGCTGGACTGAGTTTCTCCAGGTGCATGTCAGCTAGTATGCCGATCCTTGTTCAGTTGATGGCTTCATCTTCTGCCAGTGATGTTGAGAATGCTATTCTATTGATGATGAGGTGTAAGCAGTTCCAAATTGATGGTGCGGAAGCTTGTCTCCGTAAAATTCTGCCTCTGGTATGGTCTCTTTTCATATATTGTAACTCACAAAAAGAGCCATTCTTCTGACATTTTATGAGTTAAACATCCCCTTCGTACATTGTCCTAGAATACCTTGTTTTATGTTGTCTCTGCAGGCCTTTTCACAGGATAAGTCCATCTATGAGGCAGTGGAGAATGCCTTCGTTTCAATCTACATAAAGAAAAATCCAGTTGAAACGGCGAGACAGCTGTTGAATCTTGCCATAGATTCGAATATAGGAGATCAAGCAGCATTAGAGTATATTGTTAATGCTTTAGTGTCCAAAGGTGAAATTTCTAGCAGCACGGTAGGTCCCTTCTTTGACTCTAgcgtatgtgtatgctttgtaATTATGCTCAATCAATACATGTAGTCAAGAGGCTAATAGTGCTTCTATCGTTTTTTGTCTCTGCAGACTTCGGCTCTGTGGGACTTCTTTTGCTTTAACATCAATGGGACAACTGCGGAGCAAAGTCGTGGGGCTCTGTCTATCCTTTGCA is from Brassica napus cultivar Da-Ae chromosome A4, Da-Ae, whole genome shotgun sequence and encodes:
- the LOC106445212 gene encoding uncharacterized protein At5g39865-like is translated as MGSSPSKTASSTTMSSPSPAIHRAFSFPTPLVHHPPARKGDTHHLVSLTSTSYGSLLLIDLHEPKTASDRISISGPDPVSLDSFSPDSVINTWELMDGLDDDEEFEFESPKLGKPISSLDSDLYPKPDPDRIVSALKLDESYEFAFESPKLCKPISSLDSDLFPKPDPDPNVSALKLDESYEVVRVEQEVEDGWVPLSYKPKQPLWKHLSEESFLSGLDPIIVSSYKKALPASALSTTQAKAEDKIVLYFTTLRGIRKTYEDCCCVRTILKGFQVTVDERDISMDSKYRKELQSTLGDAEKPVCLPQVFIGDTHIGGVEEVMKLNDSGELAEMLKGFSVCECLGTCRSCGDARFVPCNNCDGSTKVFEEEDEMFKRCSKCNENGLVRCLECCI
- the LOC106445214 gene encoding condensin-1 complex subunit CAP-D2; translation: MAPPFVFPQILRALEEDPEDNHRLFAQNPVDVTSLRPSDLEEFVKGVSFDLSDRELFCIEDQDVFDRVYSLVRDFYTLPPSCKCNLVESLRSNLSVLLPNVDSISRSVQDQEDEVPIIDRITSHRNALKMYTFFLFTIIMTEEAHVSSVDSTKVAARGRKKQAVQSWSWEPQRGRMLNLIANSLEINLSLLFGSSELDENYLSFIVKNAFSLFENAAILKDPEAKDALCRIIGASATKYRYIVQSCASVMHLIHKYDFAVVHVADAVARAESKYSDGTLAVTIIRDIGRTDPKAYVKDTAGADNVGRFLVELADRLPKVMSTNVGVLVPHFGGESYKIRNALVGVLGKLVAKAFNDAEGDVSSKSVRLRTKQAMLEILLERCRDVSAYTRSRVLQVWAELCEEHSVSIGLWNEVASISAGRLEDKSAIVRKSALNLLITMLQHNPFGPQLRIASFEATLEQYKRKLNELEPNRTTEDSSKEPTSDGDSCNGDGEIDDLQPEVTNNTHQDSLPDSCQPENGEEITEKDVSVPDIGNIEQTKALIASLEAGLSFSRCMSASMPILVQLMASSSASDVENAILLMMRCKQFQIDGAEACLRKILPLAFSQDKSIYEAVENAFVSIYIKKNPVETARQLLNLAIDSNIGDQAALEYIVNALVSKGEISSSTTSALWDFFCFNINGTTAEQSRGALSILCMAAKSSSRILGSHIQDIIDIGFGRWAKVEPLLARTACTAIQRLSEEDRKKLLLSSGSRLFGILESLITGNWLPENIYYTTADKAISAIYMIHPTPETLAATIIKKSLSTVFDVVGQDQPQNDTDDSIVDFLTTVQVSKLSRFLFVVSHIAMNQLVYIESCTQKIRRQKTKKDKAAAESQNTEENLGAAQENNSINAELGLAASDDALLDTLAERAEREIVSGGSGEKNLIGDCATFLSKLCRNFSVLQKHPELQASAMLALCRCMIIDASFCESNLQLLFTVVENAPSEVVRSNCTLSLGDLAVRFPNLLEPWTENMYARLRDTSVSVRKNAVLVLSHLILNDMMKVKGHINEMAICIEDDVERISSLAKLFFHELSKKGSNPIYNLLPDILGQLSNRNLKRESFCNVMQFLIGSIKKDKQMEALVEKLCNRFSGVTETKQWEYISYSLSLLTFTEKGIKKLIESFKSYEHALAEDLVTENFRSIINKGKKFAKPELKACIEEFEEKLNKFHLEKKEQEETARNAQLHVEKTKNMESLVVPSKVKEEPVEEYDEGEGASDSEIVDPTMEEAGDSLKASDSEEEPAMEEAGDSSNASDSEEEPSDSEEEEPDYEKSGINSPHSLNQNTSGGDESESESSNVKRGNRKETSSKLRRSLRSASRT